The genomic window GATCTGTTCAAATCTGATCATCAATAAATCAAACGACAATCTCATAATAATCTTGAGTTGAAGATATTAATTCAAGTCTATCATCCTCTTCTTGAGTAAGATCTTCTTGAGCACTTAAATAATAATAACTACTAATACCCCACAAAATAAGACTTAACAAGGCAAATATTACAAGGAAAAATCAAGCTGTTATACTAAAATTCTTATACTTTCTATTTCTTTGTCTAAGCTGCTTATCAGAAAGCTTATTAGATGACTCATCTTCCTCTTCTCATTCCTCTAAAAACTCATCTAAAATATCTTCTTGAGGAGTCAAATCCTTATTTTCTTCACTCATTTTAATTTTTGTTTATATTTTAAATACATATAACATAAGTTTACTTAAAATATTTTTTTTGTCAAATTTTATAGCGCCCTTTTTATATCTTCAAGGTTATATCACTTTTCTAAAAGTTTTCTTATAATATCAAATCAATTTTCTCAGTTTTTTTTGTGATAGTTTATCGATTTTTTAATTCATTTTATTATTCAATTTTTGATCTTTTTTTCCATGTTATAACAAACATCTTTTATTATCTTTTTTTCAACTCACTTTTTTATAAGTCATGATTTAACAACTTTAAATGGTTTTCACTTACTAACACATTCAGAATCCAAATACATTTCTACATATTTTTTATCATTTACAAAATCTTGAGACTTCATATATTTAATAGTTTTTTCTATTGTATCTTCATGATATCATTTCTTTAAAAGTTGAATTCTTAACTGATATTCAGTTTTGGGATGAGAAGTAACATAATCAATTGCATAATCTAAACATGGCTTCATGATAAATAAAATTATAATTCTAAAATAATTAATTTAATATTATAATACTAAAAAAGATTTTTGCAATAGGTGCTTGAAAAATCAAATATTTTTAATATAAATCAGACTCTATTTTAAAAATAATCTCAAATATGGAAATCAAAAAAAATTTTATACAAGAAATAGAAAAAATAATATGAAAAGACAATATTGATTATTTTTTAGAATGCTGTCAAAAACCTCTCAAGAAAAGCATAAAAATTAACATTAATAAAATAGAATCTAATAAGTTTCAAGAAATTATTAAAGAGTTTTGATGGAGGCTAACCACCCCTCAAATAAAAGTAAACTGAGAAAATTATGACAATTTCTATATAGATAGAGATGATACTTCTCTGGCTCTTTGAAAAACATTTTTTCATCTTAGTTGATTTTTTTATATACAAGAAATAGCTGCAAGTATACCAGCCAAACTAATTGATATAAAGCCATGAGACAAAATTCTTGATATAAGTGCAGCACCTTGAGGTAAAACAACTCAGATATGAGATTATTTACTTTTTCAATGACAAAAACCCTGATTTGTAGTTGCCAATGATGTAAACAAAAAAAGAGCCCAATCCCTTGCACACAATCTAAACAGAATGGGAATATAT from Candidatus Absconditicoccus praedator includes these protein-coding regions:
- a CDS encoding regulatory protein RecX, with the protein product MKPCLDYAIDYVTSHPKTEYQLRIQLLKKGYHEDTIEKTIKYMKSQDFVNDKKYVEMYLDSECVSKGKPFKVVKSGLIKKGVEKKIIKDVCYNMEKKIKNGIIKGIKKSINYHKKNGENGFDIIRKLLEKGYNLEDIKRAL